One Spinacia oleracea cultivar Varoflay chromosome 4, BTI_SOV_V1, whole genome shotgun sequence DNA segment encodes these proteins:
- the LOC110784776 gene encoding glycerol-3-phosphate dehydrogenase [NAD(+)], translating to MNAEEITEKYKVAVIGSGNWGSVAAKLIASNTLNYDIFHDEVRMWVFDETLPSGEKLSDAINQTNVNVKYLPGIELGKNVIADPDLDHAVRDANMLVFVTPHQFVEGVCKRLVGKLRGDVQVISLIKGMEFKVDGPCMISSVISKQLGACCCVLMGANIADEIAEEKFSEATIGYRENKEVAERWARLFATPYFSVTAIQDLEGVELCGTLKNVVAIAAGFVDGLEMGSNTKAAIIRIGLNEMRAFSKRLSPSVREDTFFESCGMADLIATCFGGRNRKVAEAFAIHGGQRPFDDLETEMLQGQKLQGVSTAREVYQVLESNRWFDSFPLFRTVHEICIGNKPPSAIVHYNDFRKAEDKI from the exons ATGAATGCTGAAGAAATTACAGAAAAATACAAAGTCGCTGTTATTGGCAGCGGCAATTGGGGGAGCGTTGCCGCCAAGCTTATTGCATCCAATACGCTTAATTACGACATCTTCCATG ATGAAGTTAGGATGTGGGTATTTGATGAaacgttgccaagtggagagaAATTGTCGGATGCTATTAATCAAACCAAT GTAAATGTCAAGTACCTCCCTGGTATTGAGCTTGGTAAAAATGTGATTGCTGACCCAGACCTTGATCATGCAG TCAGAGATGCTAACATGCTGGTATTTGTGACACCACATCAATTTGTCGAGGGTGTTTGTAAGAGACTTGTTGGAAAATTAAGAGGAGATGTACAGGTCATTTCATTGATCAAAGGCATGGAGTTCAAAGTGGACGGTCCATGTATGATATCCTCTGTAATTTCTAAGCAACTTGGAGCCTGTTGTTGTGTTTTAATGGGTGCAAATATTGCTGATGAG ATTGCTGAGGAGAAATTTAGCGAAGCAACGATAGGATATAGAGAAAATAAAGAGGTTGCAGAGAGGTGGGCTCGACTATTTGCTACTCCTTATTTTTCTGTCACAGCT ATCCAAGATTTGGAAGGAGTGGAATTATGTGGTACACTGAAAAATGTAGTGGCCATTGCTGCAG GATTTGTAGATGGCTTAGAAATGGGGAGTAATACAAAA GCAGCGATCATAAGAATTGGCTTGAATGAAATGAGGGCATTCTCCAAGCGATTGTCCCCATCTGTTAGAGAGGACACTTTCTTCGAGAGTTGTGGAATGGCTGATCTTATCGCGACTTGTT TTGGAGGAAGGAACAGGAAAGTTGCCGAGGCTTTTGCAATCCATGGAGGACAGAG ACCCTTTGATGATCTGGAAACTGAGATGTTGCAGGGGCAGAAATTGCAG GGTGTCTCAACAGCCAGAGAGGTATACCAGGTCTTAGAAAGTAACAGATGGTTTGACTCATTTCCCCTTTTCAGAACAGTACATGAGATTTGTATTGGTAATAAACCACCGTCTGCCATTGTGCACTACAACGACTTTCGTAAAGCAGAG GATAAGATTTAG
- the LOC110784774 gene encoding protein SIEVE ELEMENT OCCLUSION B, producing the protein MANNKTLASNLSAPQSSSVIQPSRIADQRGMYLASDERKLGLLPPMGTGRGKLALPYEEASSFPLPYDQVGRMPSAPRGAEQGLTLLPSRGTELGMRFPSDHHDAMSLESRGTERGGIFLTSDDHALARQVQQLHNPDARNVNVRPLFRLVQDIIDRATLEGDSQGSHSGKEASMEGKSINSLQEVPELPLIVERVSCEMTCKVLSGVDAHNTTLAVLSMLQHFSWEAKVVLTLAAFALTYGDFWLLIQIYSTNALGKAMALIKRLPMVVESTGGFKQQFEATNNLIKAMLETTRCIVEFGELPTLYITAEDPEVKAALTHFPIAVYWIVRSAVAAATHITTMSSRGLEFGTATSQSWELSNWAHKLKNISDHLRDTLSKLHQLIGEKRDVDAYNMIQKIIYHTIHVDNMKVLNILIHANDENVPSLYDGPTKRRVHLDVLRRKNVLLLISGLDITQEELIILEQSYTESKAHAYDIVWIPIMDHSVPWTDAMQIKLETLQGSMPWYSVHHPTMMSNAVIKFIKDDWHFRGRPILVVLDPLGKVVCPNAIHMMWIWQNNAFPFTSIKEESLWGQESWRLELLVNGIDPKILDWIQAGKYIFVYGGDDLEWIRKFTREAHAVARALQVSMEMVYVGRSHNKELVRKVSESIMIEQLSHCWQDPSMVWYFWTRIESMIFSKIQLGRVHDHGDVILQEIQRLHSHDKSHGGWAILAKGSTIIVHGQGKIALITLQELELWKEKASKEGFEVGYGDHYHDLHRKEFPCHRIEFPATIKVPNSMLCPDCRRHMQNFNSFICCHEDAGIIGSEFAPALHYEA; encoded by the exons atggcaaacaataaAACTCTAGCCTCCAATCTATCTGCTCCACAATCCTCATCTGTGATACAACCTTCAAGGATTGCTGATCAACGAGGCATGTACTTGGCATCTGATGAAAGAAAGTTAGGGCTACTACCACCAATGGGTACTGGTCGTGGAAAGTTGGCTTTGCCATATGAAGAGGCAAGCAGTTTTCCTTTACCATATGATCAGGTAGGCAGGATGCCTTCAGCACCTAGAGGTGCTGAACAAGGTCTGACGCTTTTGCCTTCAAGAGGTACTGAATTGGGAATGCGATTTCCATCTGATCATCATGATGCCATGTCTCTAGAGTCAAGGGGTACTGAACGAGGAGGCATCTTTCTTACATCTGATGATCATGCCTTGGCCAGGCAGGTTCAGCAACTTCACAATCCTGATGCCCGTAATGTTAATGTTAGGCCACTTTTCCGTCTTGTTCAGGATATTATTGATCGTGCCACTCTTGAAGGGGATTCACAG GGCTCACACTCAGGGAAAGAGGCTTCCATGGAAGGGAAATCTATTAATAGTCTTCAGGAAGTCCCTGAATTGCCACTTATTGTTGAACGAGTATCCTGTGAG ATGACCTGCAAGGTTCTGAGTGGTGTTGATGCACACAATACCACCCTGGCAGTTCTGAGTATGTTGCAACACTTCTCTTGGGAAGCCAAGGTGGTGCTAACACTAGCAGCATTTGCATTGACCTATGGAGACTTTTGGCTTCTTATTCAAATTTACTCCACAAATGCACTTGGAAAAGCCATGGCGCTTATCAAGAGATTACCAATGGTTGTGGAGAGCACAGGAGGGTTTAAGCAACAGTTTGAAGCAACCAATAACCTAATCAAAGCCATGCTTGAAACAACAAGGTGTATTGTGGAGTTTGGAGAACTGCCCACGTTATATATCACAGCTGAGGATCCAGAAGTCAAGGCTGCATTGACTCATTTTCCAATTGCTGTCTATTGGATTGTCAGAAGTGCTGTTGCTGCTGCAACCCACATTACAACTATGTCTAGCAGGGGACTCGA ATTCGGAACTGCTACTTCCCAGTCATGGGAGCTCTCCAACTGGGCTCACAAGCTTAAAAATATTAGTGATCATCTCAGGGACACGCTTTCTAAATTGCACCAGCTCATAG GGGAGAAGAGAGATGTTGATGCTTATAATATGATACAAAAAATAATCTACCACACAATTCATGTTGACAACATGAAAGTCCTGAATATCCTCATCCATGCCAACGATGAGAATGTACCTTCATTGTATGATGGTCCGACAAAGAGAAGG GTCCATCTTGATGTGTTGAGGAGAAAGAATGTGTTACTGCTAATATCAGGTCTGGATATCACTCAAGAAGAGCTGATTATTCTTGAGCAAAGCTATACTGAATCAAAGGCACACGCGTATGATATTGTATGGATACCAATCATGGATCATTCAGTCCCATGGACAGATGCCATGCAAATAAAGCTTGAGACTTTGCAGGGTTCAATGCCATGGTACTCTGTCCACCATCCTACAATGATGAGCAACGCAGTGATCAAGTTCATTAAAGATGATTGGCACTTCAGGGGTAGACCTATCCTTGTGGTGTTGGATCCTCTTGGGAAAGTTGTTTGCCCTAATGCTATCCACATGATGTGGATCTGGCAAAACAACGCTTTCCCCTTCACAAGTATAAAGGAGGAGAGCCTTTGGGGCCAAGAGAGTTGGAGGCTTGAGCTGCTTGTTAATGGCATTGATCCTAAAATATTAGATTGG ATTCAAGCTGGAAAGTACATATTCGTGTATGGAGGTGATGACTTGGAATGGATCAGGAAGTTTACAAGGGAGGCACATGCAGTTGCACGAGCTCTGCAAGTTTCAATGGAAATGGTGTATGTGGGGAGAAGCCACAATAAAGAACTGGTGCGAAAGGTGAGTGAATCTATAATGATTGAGCAGCTGAGCCATTGCTGGCAAGACCCAAGCATGGTATGGTATTTCTGGACAAGAATAGAGAGCATGATATTTTCAAAGATACAGCTTGGAAGAGTCCATGATCATGGTGATGTGATACTACAAGAGATACAAAGGTTGCACAGCCATGATAAGTCACATGGAGGGTGGGCTATACTTGCAAAAGGGTCAACAATCATAGTACATGGACAGGGTAAAATAGCCTTGATTACCCTTCAAGAGCTTGAGCTTTGGAAAGAGAAAGCATCTAAAGAGGGGTTTGAAGTGGGATATGGAGATCATTATCATGATCTCCATAGAAAGGAATTTCCGTGCCATCGGATTGAATTCCCAGCTACTATCAAGGTTCCTAACAGTATGCTTTGCCCTGATTGTCGTCGCCACATGCAAAACTTCAACTCTTTCATCTGCTGCCATGAAGATGCTGGCATTATTGGATCAGAGTTTGCTCCAGCTCTTCACTATGAAGCTTGA
- the LOC130471758 gene encoding uncharacterized protein — translation MAALTRFVSKSADKSIPFFNTLKQNGKFQWGETEERAFEEVKDHLRALPTIARPEEGDKLQMYVSASAQTVAAVLISEKDRVQQPIYFVSHILNPAEARYSLIEKVAYAVLIAARKLRPYFDAHTIQILTNFPLEKALQKMDTAGRLLRWAIELSEYDLEFHPRNAIKAQALADFVVEASYQEDETKAESWEVSVDGSAAQSGAGAGVVMISPTGDKFEYAIRFTFAASNNEAEYEAAIAGVQLCLLADAKRIVMTTDSQLVANQFSGEYETKEPSMRRYQEKLRTLTAKSEAFEIKLVPRALNTAADSLAKLASSKAIELSRSVMIEIMHRRSTEEKGKEIMVITANREWYDDIWTYKTTGVLPADVREAKKIKKDVCWYVIYQGQLYKRAFSLPLLRCLTAYESARLIEEMHEEICGNHVGGKTLALICQRQGYYWPTMLEDAQSYVKKCEKCQLFAPVIRMPANDLMPILNPIPFAQWGMDIVGPFTTASGGRKFLIVAVDYFTKWIEAEPVAKITANQVRKFIWKNIITRFGIPTAIVFDHGCQFDCEPIRAFLADCRIKFAYASVCHPQSNGQVEAANKQILVALKKKLDEFKGKWADTVPEVLWGNRTTVKEATGESPFKLFFGSEAVIPAEVALPTFRIQHYEEQGNDSLLRHQLDFLPEVRLQAEIKSAAYKNRMSRAYNKRVKHRNLEVGDLVLRRTAATGKAQKQGKLTANWEGPYQIWEEVVAGSYRLMEMDGTPLKNSWNADTLRKFHV, via the coding sequence ATGGCAGCTCTGACAAGATTCGTTAGCAAATCAGCCGACAAGTCGATCCCATTTTTTAACACTCTTAAGCAGAATGGAAAATTCCAGTGGGGAGAAACCGAGGAAAGGGCCTTTGAGGAGGTAAAAGACCATCTTCGTGCTTTGCCGACGATAGCCAGGCCGGAAGAGGGCGACAAGCTACAAATGTATGTGTCCGCTTCAGCCCAAACCGTTGCTGCCGTACTAATCAGTGAAAAAGACAGAGTCCAGCAGCCGAtatactttgtcagccacattTTGAATCCGGCAGAAGCGAGATACTCGCTGATAGAGAAAGTAGCCTATGCAGTCCTGATAGCCGCCAGAAAGCTCAGACCATATTTTGATGCACATACCATACAAATCCTGACGAACTTCCCACTAGAGAAGGCTTTGCAAAAAATGGATACAGCCGGCAGGCTGTTGCGATGGGCAATAGAGTTGTCGGAGTATGATCTTGAGTTTCACCCGCGCAATGCAATAAAAGCACAAGCCTTGGCCGACTTCGTAGTCGAAGCATCTTATCAAGAGGATGAAACCAAAGCAGAATCCTGGGAAGTATCAGTGGACGGATCAGCCGCTCAGTCGGGAGCGGGAGCCGGCGTTGTCATGATTTCTCCGACAGGAGATAAGTTCGAATACGCAATCAGATTCACTTTTGCAGCTtcgaacaacgaagcagaatatgaagcagccATAGCAGGGGTACAGCTATGTTTGTTGGCAGATGCCAAGAGGATAGTAATGACAACAGATTCTCAGTTGGTAGCAAATCAGTTTTCGGGAGAGTATGAAACAAAAGAGCCGTCAATGCGGCGATATCAAGAAAAACTGAGGACGCTGACAGCGAAATCAGAGGCTTTTGAGATCAAGTTGGTCCCTAGAGCATTGAACACTGCTGCAGACAGCCTAGCAAAACTGGCCAGTTCGAAAGCAATTGAGCTCAGTCGATCAGTAATGATAGAAATCATGCACAGAAGGAGTAcggaagaaaaaggaaaagaaataatGGTCATCACGGCAAACAGAGAGTGGTACGACGATATCTGGACGTACAAGACGACTGGAGTGCTCCCGGCTGATGTCAGGGAggcaaagaaaataaaaaaagacgTCTGCTGGTACGTCATATATCAGGGACAACTCTATAAAAGAGCATTCAGCCTCCCCCTGCTGCGGTGTTTGACGGCATACGAGTCTGCAAGGTTAATCGAAGAAATGCATGAAGAAATATGCGGAAACCATGTAGGAGGAAAAACACTAGCCTTGATCTGCCAAAGACAAGGTTACTACTGGCCAACCATGCTCGAAGACGCACAGAGCTACGTCAAGAAATGTGAAAAATGCCAGCTGTTTGCCCCAGTAATACGTATGCCAGCAAATGACTTGATGCCCATTCTGAATCCAATTCCATTCGCCcagtggggaatggatattgTAGGACCCTTCACAACAGCCTCAGGAGGCAGGAAGTTCTTGATCGTTGCCGTCGATTACTTCACAAAATGGATTGAGGCCGAGCCGGTAGCAAAGATAACAGCCAACCAGGTACGGAagttcatctggaaaaacatcataACAAGGTTTGGAATACCGACAGCAATAGTATTCGACCATGGATGCCAGTTCGACTGCGAACCTATACGAGCATTCTTGGCAGACTGCCGGATCAAGTTCGCATACGCGTCAGTCTGCCACCCACAGAGCAACGGGCAAGTCGAGGCTGCAAACAAGCAAATACTCGTAGCCCTTAAGAAAAAGCTGGATGAGTTCAAAGGCAAGTGGGCAGACACAGTCCCAGAGGTTCTATGGGGTAACAGAACGACGGTTAAAGAAGCAACGGGAGAGAGCCCTTTCAAACTATTCTTCGGATCAGAAGCAGTCATACCGGCTGAAGTAGCACTACCCACCTTCCGCATCCAGCATTATGAAGAACAGGGAAACGACAGCTTACTCAGACACCAGCTagatttcttaccagaagtcAGACTGCAGGCGGAAATTAAGTCGGCTGCATACAAGAACAGAATGAGCAGGGCCTACAACAAGCGAGTAAAACATAGGAATCTAGAGGTAGGCGACCTTGTACTTCGCCGGACGGCAGCAACCGGCAAGGCTCAAAAACAAGGAAAGCTGACTGCAAATTGGGAAGGGCCCTATCAGATATGGGAAGAAGTGGTAGCTGGATCGTACAGACTAATGGAGATGGATGGAACACCGCTGAAGAACTCATGGAACGCAGATACTTTAAGAAAATTCCATGTATGA
- the LOC110784775 gene encoding protein SIEVE ELEMENT OCCLUSION B yields MANAPNPMTTKQSAHLQSQLPKLSWDAEKSNMLLPSHLSKPLLLGGSERGGIFLTSDDHALSKQIEQLHSPDARNVDVRPLFHLVEEIIHRATQTIEAPALGKREGEGSRLTLNGLQEVPDLPLIVERISSEMTCKLLSGFDAHNTTLSVLNMLPHFSWEAKVVLTLASFALTFGDFWLLSQLYSTNALAKSMALIKRLPTVVEHAGAYRNQFEATNKLIRAMLDTTRCIVEFGELPTMYITEEDPEVKAAMSHFPIAVYWIIRSAVAAATQITTMSSKGIEYMSATSESWELSNWAHKLKTINDHLRDTLTNLYRLIEDKKQTNAYNLIKKVIYHTMHIDNTKVLKTLIYADDDVPPLYDASAKRRVHLEVLKRKNVLLLISGLDISHDELFILEQSYTESKAHAYEIVWIPVIDRSVQWTEAMEVKLETLKASMPWYSVHHPSIIGNAVSKFLIDDWHYRGKPMLVVLDPQGKVLSPNAIHMMWIWQSQAFPFTSIREEDLWEQETWRLELLVSGIDQKILDWIREEKYIFLYGGDDLEWIRKFTKEAHAVARTLRIPLEMVYVGRSHNKELVRKVCAAITVEQLSHCWQDPTFVWYFWTRIESMVFSKIQLGKIHDHADIILQEIQRLHSHDKSHGGWAILAKGSTIVVHGQGKLALTTLQEMESWKERARREGFEVGFGTHYKELHMKEYPCHRIEFPSSVRIPNSMLCPECRRHMHRYNSFLCCHEDYTAAAEISPAVAAAATAAAQYEA; encoded by the exons ATGGCAAACGCCCCGAATCCAATGACCACAAAACAATCAGCTCATTTACAGTCTCAGCTGCCAAAATTATCATGGGATGCTGAAAAAAGCAACATGCTGTTACCTTCTCATTTAAGCAAGCCACTTCTATTGGGGGGTTCTGAAAGAGGAGGCATTTTCTTGACATCTGATGATCATGCCCTCTCCAAACAGATTGAGCAGCTGCATAGCCCTGATGCTCGTAATGTTGATGTCAGACCGCTTTTCCATCTTGTTGAGGAAATAATCCACCGTGCTACCCAAACTATTGAAGCCCCTGCACTG GGTAAGAGGGAAGGAGAAGGGAGCAGACTTACCCTAAATGGTCTTCAAGAAGTTCCTGATTTGCCACTCATTGTTGAACGGATATCATCTGAG ATGACATGCAAGTTACTGAGTGGTTTCGATGCACACAATACCACCCTCTCGGTGTTGAATATGTTGCCACACTTTTCTTGGGAAGCCAAGGTGGTTCTGACATTAGCATCATTTGCTTTAACTTTTGGAGACTTCTGGCTTCTTTCCCAACTTTACTCTACAAATGCCCTTGCAAAATCAATGGCACTTATTAAGCGATTACCTACGGTTGTGGAGCATGCTGGAGCTTACAGGAACCAGTTCGAAGCAACAAATAAACTTATAAGGGCCATGCTTGATACGACCAGGTGTATTGTTGAGTTTGGAGAGTTACCCACAATGTATATCACAGAGGAAGATCCTGAAGTCAAGGCTGCAATGAGTCATTTTCCTATCGCTGTTTATTGGATCATCAGAAGTGCTGTTGCTGCTGCAACCCAAATTACAACCATGTCAAGCAAGGGAATTGA GTATATGTCAGCTACCTCCGAATCATGGGAGCTCTCCAACTGGGCTCACAAGCTTAAAACTATCAATGACCATCTCAGAGACACCTTAACCAACTTGTATAGGCTCATAG AGGACAAGAAGCAGACTAATGCCTATAATTTGATCAAGAAAGTTATCTACCACACAATGCATATTGATAACACAAAAGTCCTAAAGACCCTGATCTATGCTGATGACGATGTGCCTCCACTATATGATGCTTCTGCCAAGAGAAGG GTCCACCTTGAGGTGTTGAAGAGGAAAAATGTGTTATTACTCATATCAGGCCTAGATATCAGTCATGACGAACTGTTCATTCTTGAGCAAAGCTACACTGAGTCTAAGGCTCATGCATATGAGATTGTATGGATCCCAGTGATTGACCGCTCAGTCCAATGGACAGAAGCCATGGAAGTTAAGCTTGAGACCTTGAAAGCCTCAATGCCTTGGTACTCCGTTCATCATCCATCAATAATCGGAAATGCAGTCTCCAAGTTCCTTATAGATGATTGGCACTATCGAGGTAAGCCTATGCTTGTGGTTCTGGACCCTCAGGGAAAAGTTCTGAGCCCAAATGCAATCCACATGATGTGGATCTGGCAAAGCCAAGCTTTTCCGTTCACAAGCATAAGGGAGGAAGATCTTTGGGAGCAGGAAACATGGAGACTCGAACTGCTTGTTAGCGGCATTGATCAGAAAATTCTAGACTGG ATCAGAGAAGAAAAGTACATTTTCTTGTACGGAGGAGACGACCTAGAATGGATCAGAAAGTTCACAAAGGAGGCACATGCAGTAGCAAGAACTCTGCGAATTCCACTTGAAATGGTGTATGTGGGAAGGAGCCATAACAAGGAGCTGGTGCGTAAAGTTTGTGCAGCTATAACAGTTGAGCAGCTAAGTCACTGCTGGCAAGACCCAACCTTTGTTTGGTATTTCTGGACAAGAATAGAGAGCATGGTGTTCTCAAAAATCCAACTAGGGAAAATCCATGACCATGCTGATATAATACTGCAAGAGATCCAAAGGCTACATAGCCATGACAAATCCCATGGTGGATGGGCAATATTAGCAAAAGGGTCAACAATTGTAGTACACGGTCAGGGTAAGCTTGCCTTGACAACTCTTCAAGAAATGGAGAGTTGGAAGGAACGTGCTAGAAGAGAGGGATTTGAAGTTGGGTTTGGAACTCATTACAAAGAGCTACATATGAAGGAATATCCATGTCATAGGATTGAGTTTCCCTCTAGTGTAAGGATTCCAAATAGTATGCTTTGCCCAGAGTGTCGTCGTCATATGCACAGGTACAACTCTTTTCTCTGCTGCCATGAAGATTACACTGCTGCAGCTGAGATTTCACCCGCAGTTGCTGCTGCTGCAACTGCTGCTGCTCAATATGAAGCCTAA